A stretch of Thermus neutrinimicus DNA encodes these proteins:
- a CDS encoding argininosuccinate synthase: protein MKIVLAYSGGLDTSIILKWLKETYKAEVIAFTADIGQGEEVEEARVKALRTGASKAIALDLREEFVRDFVFPMFRAGAVYEGYYLLGTSIARPLIAKHLVRIAEEEGAEAIAHGATGKGNDQVRFELTAYALKPNIRVIAPWREWGFKGRQEMIAYAEAHGIPVPVTQEKPYSMDGNLLHISYEGGVLEDPWAEPPKGMFRMTVDPEEAPDAPEYVEVEFERGDPVAVNGERLSPAALLQRLNEIGGRHGVGRVDLVENRFVGMKSRGVYETPGGTILYHARRAVESLTLDREVLHQRDQLAPKYAELVYYGFWYAPEREALQAYFDHVAQAVTGVARLKLYKGNVQVVGRKAPRSLYLKDLVSFDELGGYHQKDAEGFIKINALRLRVRAMVGGSPLEGEGKGHGA, encoded by the coding sequence ATGAAGATCGTCCTGGCATACTCCGGTGGGCTGGACACCAGCATCATCCTCAAGTGGCTAAAGGAGACCTACAAGGCGGAGGTCATCGCCTTCACCGCGGACATCGGCCAGGGGGAGGAGGTGGAGGAGGCCCGGGTGAAGGCCCTCAGGACCGGGGCCTCCAAGGCCATCGCCCTGGACCTGCGGGAGGAGTTCGTGCGGGACTTCGTCTTCCCCATGTTCCGCGCGGGGGCGGTGTACGAGGGGTACTACCTCCTGGGCACCTCCATCGCCCGGCCCCTCATCGCCAAGCACCTGGTGCGGATCGCCGAGGAGGAGGGGGCCGAGGCCATCGCCCACGGGGCTACGGGCAAGGGCAACGACCAGGTGCGCTTTGAGCTCACCGCCTACGCCCTGAAGCCCAACATCCGGGTGATCGCTCCCTGGCGGGAGTGGGGCTTCAAGGGCCGGCAGGAGATGATCGCCTATGCGGAGGCCCACGGCATCCCCGTTCCCGTGACCCAGGAAAAGCCTTACTCCATGGACGGGAACCTTTTGCATATTTCCTACGAGGGGGGGGTCCTCGAGGACCCCTGGGCCGAGCCCCCCAAGGGGATGTTCCGCATGACCGTGGACCCCGAGGAGGCCCCCGACGCCCCGGAGTACGTGGAGGTGGAGTTCGAGCGGGGGGACCCGGTGGCGGTGAACGGGGAAAGGCTTTCCCCGGCAGCCCTGCTGCAGAGGCTCAACGAGATCGGCGGGCGCCACGGGGTGGGCCGGGTGGACCTGGTGGAGAACCGCTTCGTGGGCATGAAGTCCCGGGGGGTCTACGAAACCCCCGGGGGGACCATCCTCTACCACGCCCGCCGGGCGGTGGAAAGCCTCACCCTGGACCGGGAGGTGCTCCACCAGAGGGACCAGCTGGCCCCCAAGTATGCGGAGCTCGTCTACTACGGCTTCTGGTACGCTCCGGAGCGGGAGGCCCTTCAGGCCTACTTCGACCACGTGGCCCAGGCGGTCACGGGGGTGGCCCGGCTCAAGCTCTACAAGGGAAACGTCCAAGTGGTGGGGAGGAAGGCCCCAAGAAGCCTCTACCTGAAGGACCTGGTCTCCTTCGACGAGCTTGGGGGCTACCACCAGAAGGATGCCGAGGGCTTCATCAAGATCAACGCCCTGAGGCTTCGGGTAAGGGCCATGGTGGGTGGGTCTCCCTTAGAGGGGGAAGGGAAGGGCCATGGGGCATAG